From one Astatotilapia calliptera chromosome 10, fAstCal1.2, whole genome shotgun sequence genomic stretch:
- the flrt1a gene encoding leucine-rich repeat transmembrane protein FLRT1 encodes MFTIMAPVCAAKLRAWLFMLFIWLTLHTSMLQFAAATIQGYLGDTDMTCPSVCRCDEDFIYCNDRGLNSIPSLPPSASVLYLQNNHINNPGLPISLEHHLAVRVVYLYDNELDEFPMHLPPSVRELHLQDNNIRTIPRTALARMPLLEKLHLDDNSISTVSIEDQAFADNPRLRLLFLSRNHLSSIPSGLPASLEELRLDDNRISTIPTHAFRGLNSLRCLVLDGNLLANQRIADDTFSRLSNLTELSLVRNSLQTPPVNLPSAHLQRLSLQDNALTHMPRGSLDGMRRLQRLDLSGNNLTTLPKGLFKDLDNLSQLLVRGNPWHCGCNLRWLYDWLRARGNSITVRGLTCHGPDRARDMSLTDLTSEMEECEVVRSGSREKGGIGGAESSTTNTPPQGSLFTLRSKRPGLGFPDSGLDYTLSSSGVGKSLALNVKPLSHNSIRVTWSVAQPSSSFRLSWLRLGTGNTMGSITETLVRGDHREYLLTSLQPRSNYIICMVPLPASSESKGMIPGDVDSDEALVCAKAETSDISPMEEEEGQDSRQITTLPLAGIIGGATAIVSLALIFGVFCWYGHRTGHLCTRDHYTRSSSRKSKTYDDYIESGTKKDNTILEIRGPGFQMTPMAACQPMQPKPLREDYIIHTIFPSNGTGLYKGTNNVSNAGHGSNRGYREGGIPDIDYCYT; translated from the coding sequence ATGTTCACCATAATGGCACCTGTGTGTGCAGCCAAACTAAGGGCTTGGCTCTTCATGCTGTTCATTTGGTTGACACTACATACCAGCATGCTTCAGTTTGCTGCAGCCACGATACAAGGGTACCTTGGAGACACAGATATGACATGCCCGTCTGTATGCAGGTGCGATGAGgactttatttactgtaatgATCGTGGTCTGAACTCCATTCCATCGCTGCCTCCTTCTGCGTCCGTCCTGTACCTTCAAAACAACCACATAAACAACCCAGGCTTGCCCATATCCTTGGAGCACCATCTTGCTGTCCGTGTGGTCTACCTCTACGATAATGAACTGGATGAATTTCCCATGCACTTGCCACCATCTGTGCGTGAACTCCATTTGCAGGACAACAACATCCGCACTATTCCTCGTACCGCACTGGCTAGGATGCCGTTGTTAGAGAAGCTCCACTTGGATGACAACTCAATTTCTACTGTCTCTATTGAGGACCAAGCCTTTGCTGATAACCCACGGCTGCGCTTGCTTTTCCTTTCACGCAACCACTTGTCCAGTATCCCCTCAGGCCTGCCTGCTTCTCTGGAAGAACTCCGTCTAGATGACAACCGGATCTCAACTATCCCAACCCATGCCTTCCGAGGCCTGAACTCACTTAGATGTCTTGTCCTGGATGGGAACCTTTTGGCAAACCAGCGCATTGCTGATGACACATTCTCTCGCCTTTCCAACTTGACCGAGTTATCTCTAGTCCGCAACTCCCTCCAGACCCCACCTGTCAACCTACCCAGTGCCCATCTGCAGAGACTGTCTTTACAGGATAATGCCTTGACTCATATGCCACGTGGTTCACTGGATGGCATGCGTAGGCTGCAGAGGCTGGATCTGTCAGGAAATAACCTGACCACACTGCCAAAAGGACTGTTCAAAGATCTAGACAACCTGAGTCAGCTGCTGGTGCGAGGAAATCCTTGGCACTGTGGCTGCAACCTGCGCTGGCTGTATGACTGGCTGCGTGCCCGTGGTAACTCCATCACTGTCAGAGGTCTAACTTGCCATGGGCCTGACAGGGCGAGAGACATGTCTTTGACAGACCTGACAAGTGAGATGGAAGAATGTGAGGTAGTCAGATCAGGGTCCAGAGAAAAAGGGGGCATAGGTGGAGCTGAGAGCTCGACCACCAACACTCCTCCACAGGGTTCTCTCTTCACCCTTCGTTCAAAGCGTCCAGGTTTGGGGTTTCCTGACTCCGGGCTAGACTACACTCTTAGCAGCAGTGGTGTCGGGAAGAGCCTGGCCCTGAACGTGAAGCCTCTGTCACACAATAGCATCCGGGTCACCTGGAGTGTGGCACAGCCCAGCTCTTCCTTTAGGTTAAGCTGGCTTCGACTTGGAACTGGGAACACCATGGGATCAATCACAGAGACCCTCGTCCGGGGTGACCATCGAGAGTATCTGCTTACCTCGTTGCAACCACGTTCTAACTACATCATCTGCATGGTGCCCCTACCTGCCAGTTCAGAAAGCAAAGGGATGATTCCTGGAGATGTTGACTCCGATGAAGCTCTGGTTTGTGCAAAAGCTGAAACGTCAGACATCAGCCcaatggaggaggaggaaggtcaAGACTCACGGCAGATAACAACGCTACCCCTGGCAGGGATCATTGGTGGGGCTACTGCCATTGTATCTTTGGCTCTTATTTTTGGTGTCTTTTGTTGGTATGGACATAGGACTGGACATTTGTGCACCCGTGACCACTATACTCGCAGCAGCTCCAGAAAAAGTAAAACCTATGATGATTACATCGAGTCTGGCACAAAAAAGGACAATACCATCCTAGAAATCCGTGGCCCAGGGTTCCAGATGACGCCAATGGCTGCTTGCCAGCCAATGCAGCCAAAACCCTTACGAGAGGATTACATCATTCATACCATATTCCCCTCCAATGGCACTGGCTTGTATAAAGGTACCAACAATGTTTCTAATGCAGGACATGGCTCCAACCGTGGCTATAGAGAAGGAGGAATCCCAGATATAGACTACTGTTACACATGA